The Haloplanus salinarum genome includes a region encoding these proteins:
- a CDS encoding iron-containing alcohol dehydrogenase family protein, with translation MSTAPSDREFTFDYDPGELRCGRGRVADLGEVLAARGLESALVVTGSNVGATPAVMDPVAAGLGDRLAGVFDETTPEKHLLTGLSGARRARREGVDALVAVGSGSSLDVAKVVAALASHDDPAAAAERAVETGTVPVDADPLPVVAVPTTLAGADLSVIAGVGLSHDPAGTPAHEIPNGSLSDARLMPTALCYDLALFETTPKSVLTASAMNGFDKAVECLYSPYATPVTDATATRALALMSAGFPTLPSESMDADRLYDAVCGVVLAQYGISTPGTYRASIIHAFGHGFSHDYDAHQGVVHGVLAPHVLRYVFDRVHGRRDLLAGALGVDDAADPAEAVVDAVADVAADLGLPAELRAIDGLTHDDLSGIAAEINDDGLLEVAPDGIDPTPAEIRSVLEAAW, from the coding sequence ATGTCCACCGCTCCGTCCGACCGGGAGTTCACCTTCGACTACGACCCCGGCGAACTCCGCTGTGGCCGCGGTCGGGTCGCCGACCTCGGCGAGGTCCTGGCCGCCCGGGGCCTCGAATCCGCCCTCGTCGTCACCGGATCGAACGTGGGCGCGACCCCCGCCGTGATGGATCCGGTCGCGGCCGGTCTCGGCGACCGCCTGGCCGGCGTCTTCGACGAGACGACCCCCGAGAAACACCTGCTGACGGGGCTTTCGGGCGCCCGCCGCGCCCGGCGCGAGGGGGTCGACGCCCTCGTCGCCGTCGGGAGCGGGAGCAGCCTCGACGTGGCCAAGGTGGTCGCCGCGCTGGCGAGCCACGACGACCCCGCGGCCGCCGCCGAGCGGGCCGTCGAGACGGGAACGGTTCCCGTCGACGCCGATCCCCTGCCCGTCGTCGCGGTGCCGACGACCCTCGCCGGCGCCGACCTCTCGGTGATCGCCGGCGTGGGACTCTCGCACGACCCCGCCGGCACGCCCGCCCACGAGATTCCCAACGGCTCCCTGAGCGACGCGCGACTCATGCCGACCGCGCTCTGTTACGACCTCGCGCTGTTCGAGACGACGCCGAAATCCGTCCTCACCGCCTCCGCGATGAACGGGTTCGACAAGGCCGTCGAATGCCTCTACTCGCCGTACGCCACGCCCGTCACCGACGCCACCGCGACCCGTGCGCTGGCGCTCATGTCCGCGGGGTTCCCGACCCTCCCCAGCGAGTCGATGGACGCCGACCGCCTCTACGACGCCGTCTGTGGGGTCGTCCTCGCCCAGTACGGCATCTCCACGCCCGGCACCTACCGGGCGTCGATCATCCACGCCTTCGGCCACGGCTTCTCCCACGACTACGACGCCCACCAGGGCGTCGTCCACGGCGTCCTCGCGCCGCACGTCCTCCGCTACGTCTTCGACCGGGTCCACGGTCGCCGCGACCTGCTGGCCGGGGCGCTCGGCGTCGACGACGCGGCCGATCCCGCCGAAGCGGTCGTCGACGCCGTCGCGGACGTCGCCGCCGACCTGGGGCTCCCTGCCGAACTCCGCGCGATCGACGGTCTCACGC
- a CDS encoding TlpA family protein disulfide reductase: MPSRQRRLLLGAIGTAIGGSIAGCLGGPSAGGSTDTGTDDEPLSLPSAVTRGELPDGEVRLKESGTVSLLNFFTTWCKPCQREMSEFRKLRAAYEPDQLHMVSITPEVDETLVEEFWAEYEGTWPVVIDGALEATERWNANAYPTNLLFDADGKPASGDDPEVRARTFAEFDGLVGPLVEES; this comes from the coding sequence ATGCCCTCCAGACAGCGTCGGCTCCTCCTGGGAGCCATCGGTACGGCGATCGGTGGCAGTATCGCCGGCTGTCTCGGCGGTCCGTCCGCGGGCGGGTCGACGGACACCGGGACCGACGACGAACCGCTCTCCCTCCCTTCGGCAGTCACGCGCGGCGAACTGCCGGACGGCGAGGTTCGGCTGAAGGAGTCGGGAACGGTCAGCCTGCTGAACTTCTTCACGACGTGGTGCAAGCCGTGTCAGCGCGAGATGTCCGAGTTCCGGAAGCTCCGCGCGGCGTACGAGCCCGACCAACTGCATATGGTTTCGATCACGCCGGAGGTCGACGAGACGCTCGTCGAGGAGTTCTGGGCGGAGTACGAGGGGACGTGGCCCGTCGTCATCGACGGCGCGCTCGAAGCCACCGAGCGGTGGAACGCCAACGCGTACCCCACGAACCTCCTGTTCGACGCGGACGGGAAACCGGCGAGCGGCGACGACCCGGAGGTGCGGGCGCGCACGTTCGCGGAGTTCGACGGCCTCGTCGGGCCGCTAGTGGAGGAGTCCTGA
- a CDS encoding cytochrome c biogenesis CcdA family protein, translated as MLGDVSAAPFGLAFSAGAVTFFAPCAFPLLPGYLSYFLGDTASRAGADAASGALVGRVRRPLVRAGLISVVVSLGITLVYVGLAGTTAALGARALADIAVLEAVVGGLFLIAGVAMAVGWRGRSPVHVRLPERRRSVVGFFVFGVLYAGAAAGCTAPLFVAVVAKGLASAPAVGVGIAVAYALGMSAVLTAVTGLSALGGTSVVSVLREHTERIYRVSGALLAASGLAEIYYYFYGFPAVIPR; from the coding sequence ATGCTCGGGGACGTGTCGGCGGCCCCGTTCGGGTTGGCGTTCTCCGCGGGAGCGGTAACGTTTTTCGCCCCCTGTGCCTTTCCCCTCCTGCCCGGCTACCTCTCGTATTTCCTGGGCGATACCGCGTCGCGGGCGGGCGCCGACGCGGCGTCGGGCGCGCTCGTCGGTCGGGTGCGTCGGCCACTCGTCCGGGCAGGGCTGATAAGCGTCGTCGTGAGCCTCGGCATCACGCTCGTCTACGTCGGGCTGGCCGGAACAACGGCCGCGCTCGGAGCGCGGGCACTCGCGGACATCGCGGTGCTCGAAGCCGTCGTCGGCGGCCTGTTTCTGATCGCCGGTGTCGCGATGGCCGTCGGCTGGCGGGGTCGCTCGCCCGTCCACGTCCGACTTCCGGAGCGGCGACGGTCGGTGGTCGGCTTTTTCGTCTTCGGCGTCCTGTACGCCGGGGCCGCCGCGGGCTGTACGGCGCCGCTGTTCGTCGCCGTCGTCGCGAAGGGACTGGCGTCGGCGCCGGCGGTCGGCGTCGGCATCGCCGTCGCGTACGCCCTCGGGATGAGCGCCGTGTTGACGGCGGTGACCGGACTCTCCGCGCTCGGCGGCACGTCGGTCGTGTCGGTCCTGCGCGAGCACACCGAGCGCATCTACCGCGTCTCGGGGGCCCTGCTCGCGGCGTCGGGGCTCGCGGAGATCTACTACTACTTCTACGGGTTCCCGGCGGTGATCCCGCGATGA
- a CDS encoding DUF7537 family lipoprotein — MRGPAVPFVCLLVVAAGCVAPTGQSGPPPGLSTDDVTDTNALIRAHTDALDDQPFTVRSTTTMRPRSGNYTVVSNRTWRVAPGDPIRGTVVSRRDAVGDPPERVAAGPDSVAAWRDGATTYRRVRRNGTSAYGRVPLFDSPVKLNAALQRTRLYRLSTRRNATVEPVLRDGRRRYRVTAALNDTAVASNGSLTLLIDADGVVRRLESERTVRYRDGKRDLSTTVRITGVGTTTVEHPDWYGAATESARNGTAG, encoded by the coding sequence ATGAGGGGGCCGGCCGTGCCGTTCGTCTGTCTGTTGGTGGTCGCCGCCGGCTGTGTCGCGCCGACGGGACAGTCGGGGCCGCCGCCGGGACTCTCGACCGACGACGTGACCGATACGAACGCGCTGATTCGGGCACACACGGACGCTCTCGACGACCAACCGTTCACCGTCCGATCGACCACGACGATGCGGCCACGGAGCGGGAACTACACCGTCGTCAGCAACCGGACGTGGCGCGTGGCTCCCGGCGATCCGATCCGTGGCACGGTGGTGAGTCGCCGGGACGCGGTGGGCGACCCACCGGAGCGCGTCGCCGCCGGCCCCGACAGCGTCGCCGCCTGGCGCGACGGGGCGACGACGTACCGACGCGTGCGCCGAAACGGGACGAGTGCCTACGGCCGGGTCCCCCTGTTCGACTCGCCGGTGAAACTGAACGCCGCGCTCCAGCGGACCCGCCTCTACCGGCTGAGCACCCGCCGGAACGCGACGGTCGAGCCGGTGTTACGGGACGGACGACGCCGCTACCGTGTGACCGCCGCGCTGAACGACACCGCCGTGGCCTCGAACGGGTCGCTGACGCTCCTGATCGATGCGGACGGCGTGGTCCGCAGGCTGGAGAGCGAACGGACCGTTCGGTACCGCGACGGGAAGCGCGACCTCTCGACGACCGTCCGCATCACCGGAGTCGGTACCACGACCGTGGAACACCCCGACTGGTACGGGGCAGCCACGGAGTCGGCGCGAAACGGCACCGCCGGCTGA
- a CDS encoding MOSC domain-containing protein — protein sequence MARVTDLFVAPAGSEPMASVDRVEAVADAGLRGDRYCTGEGYYSPYDTCQVTLVAREALAEIEREAGIDLTDGRHRRNVVVAGLDVHDLLDHRFRLGEATLVGTRPRPPCAHVEELAEEAGVARALGDGRGGICADVIEGGSVAVGSTVTDLGDRDRTDAIVERLRAEGE from the coding sequence ATGGCTCGCGTCACCGATCTCTTCGTCGCGCCCGCAGGCTCCGAACCCATGGCGTCGGTCGACCGCGTCGAGGCCGTCGCCGACGCCGGCCTGCGCGGCGACCGCTACTGCACCGGCGAGGGGTACTACTCCCCCTACGACACCTGTCAGGTGACGCTCGTCGCCCGCGAGGCCCTCGCGGAAATCGAGCGCGAGGCGGGTATCGACCTGACCGACGGCCGCCACCGGCGCAACGTCGTCGTCGCCGGTCTCGACGTCCACGACCTCCTCGATCACCGGTTCCGACTCGGCGAGGCGACGCTCGTCGGGACCCGTCCCCGTCCGCCCTGCGCACACGTCGAGGAACTCGCCGAGGAGGCGGGCGTCGCCAGAGCCCTCGGCGACGGCCGTGGTGGGATCTGTGCCGACGTGATCGAGGGCGGTTCCGTCGCCGTGGGGTCGACGGTGACCGACCTCGGCGACCGGGACCGCACCGACGCCATCGTCGAGCGGCTGCGCGCCGAGGGGGAGTGA